The following are from one region of the Alicyclobacillus fastidiosus genome:
- a CDS encoding DUF1641 domain-containing protein, whose translation MTEATNVNESVDVTDVLLNPQVQNSLNTVLENLPQLASILTALTKDEETLTSLVTVVDSLPTLAKVVHLVDRVYRAAEDAVTDGDTLEGLTKMAQGYVQPALGTVQKGRQAFEIAKERAEKDQTRYSVFSLLKMLKDPNVQKALRFSQAMLDALGEVK comes from the coding sequence GTGACAGAAGCAACCAACGTGAACGAGTCGGTCGACGTAACCGACGTACTTCTCAATCCGCAAGTGCAAAACTCCCTAAACACAGTACTTGAGAACTTGCCGCAACTCGCTTCCATTTTGACCGCTTTGACGAAGGACGAAGAGACGCTGACCAGCTTGGTGACCGTGGTCGACAGTCTGCCGACTTTGGCAAAAGTCGTACACCTGGTTGACCGTGTCTATCGCGCAGCCGAAGATGCCGTCACAGATGGCGATACACTCGAAGGTCTGACAAAGATGGCACAGGGTTATGTTCAACCCGCCCTCGGTACTGTTCAAAAGGGCCGTCAGGCGTTCGAAATCGCCAAGGAACGCGCCGAAAAGGATCAGACGCGCTACAGCGTCTTCTCCCTTTTGAAGATGCTCAAAGACCCGAACGTGCAAAAGGCTCTTCGCTTTTCACAAGCGATGCTCGACGCCCTCGGAGAAGTGAAGTAA
- a CDS encoding ABC transporter substrate-binding protein encodes MRKTRTTLAAVSTLIALGAVVGCGSSGGNATNTSTSSGNPAVSSSTSQTGTLSVGLQADPATLDPALSSALVDRQVMANIYDTLFALTPDGKIVPDLVKTYEVSQDGKTYTFHLQTGVKFQDGTPFNAAAVKFNIERDLAPTSARNSEINVIQSVDTPDDNTVVLHLKSPYSPLLGVFTDRAGMMVSPTAVKKEGANYPNHPVGTGPFSFQSRVKGDHITLTANKDYWKGAPKIQQVTFKAFTDPNVELTNLESGAIQLADQVPAQQLSTLKQNSNYVVSNTAGLGYQGIYLNTTQAPFNNQYLREAVDAAIDRQTIVNVVFKGEASPAWGPFSPESPVYNAKQDTPPAVNDSEVKKLLSEGGDPNGFTFTLQTANSPVSTETAQIIQSMLQKYNIKMNIQQLEFGTLLSNNTNHAFQASALGWSGRIDPDQNAYQFWHTDGSENGSNFSDPTVDKLLEKARTQANMSQRAQTYSQFMDEMHKQDPYIFLYFQNNTYAYSKNLQGFQAYPDGVFRIANMSI; translated from the coding sequence GTGAGAAAGACTAGAACGACGCTTGCAGCTGTATCAACCTTGATTGCATTGGGTGCAGTAGTTGGGTGTGGCAGTAGTGGTGGCAATGCAACGAATACGTCAACCAGCAGCGGTAATCCTGCTGTATCCTCGTCGACGAGTCAAACCGGTACGCTCTCAGTCGGCTTACAAGCGGACCCGGCAACGCTGGATCCCGCTTTGTCGAGTGCGCTTGTCGACCGTCAGGTTATGGCCAACATCTATGACACGCTCTTTGCACTCACGCCGGACGGCAAGATTGTACCAGACCTCGTGAAGACCTACGAGGTTTCGCAAGACGGTAAGACCTACACATTCCACCTGCAAACTGGTGTGAAATTCCAGGATGGCACGCCATTCAATGCAGCCGCTGTGAAGTTCAATATTGAGCGGGATTTGGCGCCCACATCTGCAAGGAATAGCGAGATCAACGTCATTCAGTCGGTTGACACACCTGACGACAACACCGTCGTCCTGCACCTTAAATCGCCTTACAGCCCGTTGCTTGGCGTGTTTACGGACAGGGCCGGAATGATGGTGTCGCCGACAGCTGTGAAGAAGGAAGGAGCCAATTATCCAAACCATCCGGTTGGAACTGGTCCGTTTTCCTTCCAGAGCCGAGTGAAGGGTGACCACATCACTTTGACGGCCAACAAGGATTATTGGAAGGGCGCGCCAAAGATTCAGCAAGTCACGTTCAAGGCGTTTACCGACCCGAACGTGGAGTTGACCAACTTGGAAAGCGGCGCCATTCAGTTGGCGGACCAAGTTCCGGCTCAACAGTTGTCGACGTTGAAGCAAAATTCCAACTATGTCGTCTCTAACACGGCGGGACTAGGATACCAAGGCATTTACCTGAATACTACGCAGGCACCATTTAACAACCAGTACTTGCGCGAGGCCGTGGACGCCGCGATCGATCGACAAACCATCGTCAACGTGGTATTTAAAGGCGAGGCATCGCCAGCATGGGGGCCATTTAGCCCTGAATCACCTGTATACAACGCGAAGCAGGACACGCCTCCGGCTGTGAACGACAGCGAGGTCAAGAAGTTGCTGAGTGAAGGCGGCGATCCGAACGGGTTCACGTTTACTTTGCAAACCGCCAACAGCCCTGTCAGCACCGAAACCGCTCAGATTATTCAGAGCATGTTGCAGAAGTACAACATCAAGATGAACATTCAGCAATTGGAGTTTGGCACACTGTTGTCCAACAACACCAACCACGCGTTCCAAGCTTCAGCGCTCGGTTGGTCCGGGCGCATTGACCCTGATCAGAACGCCTATCAGTTCTGGCACACGGACGGCTCTGAGAACGGTTCGAATTTCAGCGATCCCACGGTAGACAAGCTGCTTGAGAAAGCTCGGACGCAAGCGAATATGTCGCAGCGGGCACAGACGTACTCGCAATTTATGGATGAGATGCACAAGCAAGATCCGTACATCTTCTTGTATTTCCAAAATAACACGTATGCCTATTCGAAAAATTTGCAAGGGTTTCAAGCATATCCCGACGGGGTCTTCAGAATCGCCAACATGTCCATTTGA
- a CDS encoding ABC transporter permease, producing the protein MAYVVKRLLTMIPVLLFLSIMVFSLIHLIPGDPAQIILGQDATPAAVQALRAQMGLNAPLFVQYIDWMGRLFHGNLGSSLIDHEAVSTLIAQRLPVTVELAIGTIVVALLIAFPLGILAAVYRGKWADFVALFTSTVGLSVPPFWIGLIFLLLFTVKVHLFPSSGYVPIWQNPGHNLSVMILPMVATGIREAAVLLRMLRSSLMEVVDQDFVRTARAKGLRGWIVIVSHALPNALIPVITTGGLQIAGLLGGLVITEQIFSLPGFGQLLVQSVFSRDYTTVQGAAMVAALIVVIVNLAVDLVYGIVDPRIRLNGGRS; encoded by the coding sequence ATGGCATACGTCGTAAAACGCCTTTTGACGATGATTCCCGTACTATTGTTTCTCAGTATCATGGTCTTTAGCTTAATTCACCTCATTCCAGGAGATCCTGCCCAAATTATTCTCGGCCAAGATGCCACACCAGCAGCTGTTCAGGCTTTGCGTGCGCAAATGGGGCTGAACGCGCCGCTGTTCGTCCAGTACATCGATTGGATGGGCAGATTGTTTCACGGGAATCTCGGCTCGTCGCTCATTGACCACGAGGCTGTCTCCACGCTCATCGCGCAGCGGCTGCCTGTTACAGTGGAGCTGGCCATTGGGACCATCGTCGTGGCGCTTCTCATCGCTTTTCCACTCGGTATTCTAGCGGCAGTGTATCGCGGGAAATGGGCAGATTTTGTAGCGCTTTTTACGTCGACCGTCGGACTGTCCGTTCCACCGTTTTGGATTGGACTGATCTTTCTCCTGTTATTTACCGTGAAAGTACACTTGTTCCCGTCTTCGGGTTATGTGCCAATCTGGCAGAACCCTGGCCACAACCTGTCGGTGATGATTCTGCCGATGGTGGCCACTGGTATTCGCGAAGCTGCTGTGCTACTGCGCATGCTGCGGTCCAGTTTGATGGAAGTGGTCGACCAAGACTTCGTCCGTACGGCCCGCGCGAAGGGTCTCCGCGGTTGGATTGTGATCGTCAGCCACGCCCTTCCCAATGCACTCATTCCGGTCATTACCACTGGCGGACTGCAGATTGCCGGACTCTTGGGCGGGCTTGTGATCACGGAGCAGATCTTCTCTTTGCCCGGATTTGGACAATTGCTTGTACAAAGTGTCTTCAGTCGCGACTACACGACGGTGCAGGGTGCGGCGATGGTGGCGGCGTTGATTGTCGTGATCGTCAACTTGGCCGTGGACCTCGTGTACGGCATCGTCGATCCACGCATCCGCTTGAATGGAGGGAGGTCGTAA
- a CDS encoding ABC transporter permease, protein MALNQNIIQETTAASTAAVQVKRTRRLFRNRQLWIGGIIVGVVVFVAIFASLLSPYGPNANDYANILKGPSVHHWFGTDQLGRDQLARTMIGARTSMEVSIGALVVGLVIGIPVGLVTGFYRGFLDDWLIMRIIDAIQAFPFLILALVLAAMLGPGARNAMIAIGIGYVPIFVRTVRGQVLAEFEKEYVMAARALGSTDLRIMWRHILPNSMTPLLVQATLAMASGIVAEASLSYLGLGVQPPTASWGTMLQNSQGYLGQAPWLAFVPGLAIAVSVLGFNVLGDGIQQWLDPRQGK, encoded by the coding sequence ATGGCGTTAAATCAGAACATCATCCAGGAAACCACCGCGGCTTCAACTGCCGCTGTTCAAGTCAAGCGGACGCGCAGACTATTCCGTAACAGGCAACTGTGGATTGGTGGTATCATAGTTGGAGTGGTCGTGTTCGTTGCCATCTTTGCCTCACTGCTCTCGCCATACGGGCCCAATGCCAACGATTACGCGAATATTCTCAAAGGGCCGTCCGTGCATCACTGGTTTGGGACTGACCAGTTGGGGCGGGATCAACTGGCGCGAACGATGATTGGTGCGCGTACCTCGATGGAAGTCTCGATCGGTGCGCTGGTCGTCGGCCTCGTGATCGGGATCCCGGTTGGACTCGTCACAGGGTTTTACCGAGGATTTCTAGATGACTGGTTGATCATGCGGATCATCGACGCGATCCAGGCGTTCCCGTTCTTGATTTTAGCGTTGGTCTTGGCGGCTATGTTAGGGCCAGGTGCGCGCAACGCGATGATCGCGATTGGTATCGGCTACGTGCCTATCTTTGTGCGTACGGTTCGCGGTCAAGTTTTGGCTGAGTTTGAGAAGGAATACGTGATGGCGGCGAGAGCACTTGGATCTACGGATTTGCGCATCATGTGGAGGCACATTTTGCCGAACTCGATGACGCCGTTGCTCGTGCAGGCGACGTTGGCAATGGCCTCGGGGATCGTCGCGGAGGCGAGTCTCAGTTACTTGGGACTCGGCGTTCAACCGCCCACGGCGAGCTGGGGCACGATGTTGCAAAATTCGCAAGGCTACCTTGGGCAGGCGCCTTGGCTGGCGTTCGTTCCAGGCCTCGCCATCGCAGTATCAGTGCTCGGGTTCAATGTGTTGGGCGACGGCATTCAACAATGGCTCGACCCAAGACAAGGAAAATAA
- a CDS encoding DUF4686 domain-containing protein produces the protein MDMQLMEYLESKFSMLTIDVREIKLDVSRVKSDTAELKSDVTVLKSDVSDLKSDVTDLKSDVSVLKADVADLKSDVAVLKADIADLKSDVAVLKADMADLKSDVAVLKADMAGLKADIAALKADIADLKSDVTVLKADVADLKFDIAALKADVADLQSDVTLLKSDVADLQSDVSILQSKVADLQSDMSVLKSDVSDLQSDVSTLKSNVAGLQSDMSVLQSNVAGLQSDMSVLQSNVAGLQSDMSVLQSNVVSLQSDMSALQSNVVSLQSDMSALQSDFCALRTDVVMVKTDVSTLQSQFESIAIRQESTEQHVIQLIHIGQSVQSSVGVIEETFTVMDKRLNRHTHHIAELQEQMDLVKSQV, from the coding sequence GTGGATATGCAACTTATGGAATATTTAGAATCCAAATTCAGTATGCTCACGATCGACGTTCGGGAGATAAAGCTAGATGTCTCCAGAGTCAAATCCGACACTGCCGAGTTAAAGTCTGACGTCACGGTGCTCAAATCGGATGTCTCTGACCTTAAGTCAGACGTGACCGACTTAAAGTCCGACGTCTCGGTGCTCAAGGCAGACGTAGCTGACCTCAAGTCTGACGTCGCGGTGCTTAAGGCAGACATAGCTGACCTCAAGTCTGACGTCGCGGTGCTTAAGGCAGACATGGCTGATCTCAAGTCTGACGTCGCGGTGCTTAAGGCAGACATGGCTGGTCTCAAGGCCGATATCGCGGCGCTCAAGGCAGACATAGCTGATCTCAAGTCTGACGTCACGGTGCTCAAGGCAGACGTGGCTGACCTCAAGTTCGATATCGCGGCGCTCAAGGCAGACGTAGCTGACCTACAATCTGATGTCACGCTGCTTAAATCAGATGTTGCCGATCTACAATCTGACGTGTCAATTCTCCAATCGAAGGTTGCCGACCTACAGTCCGATATGTCAGTTCTCAAGTCAGACGTTTCGGACCTGCAATCTGACGTGTCAACGCTCAAATCGAACGTTGCCGGCCTACAGTCCGATATGTCGGTTCTCCAATCGAACGTTGCCGGCCTACAGTCCGATATGTCAGTTCTCCAATCGAACGTTGCCGGCCTACAGTCCGATATGTCAGTTCTCCAATCAAACGTTGTCAGCCTACAGTCCGATATGTCAGCTCTCCAATCAAACGTTGTCAGCCTACAGTCCGATATGTCAGCTCTCCAATCAGACTTTTGTGCACTGCGCACGGACGTCGTCATGGTCAAAACAGATGTTTCCACGCTACAGTCTCAGTTCGAGTCGATAGCCATTCGGCAAGAGAGCACGGAGCAGCACGTCATCCAACTCATTCATATCGGTCAAAGCGTTCAGTCATCAGTGGGGGTGATAGAAGAGACCTTCACAGTCATGGACAAACGACTCAATCGACACACGCACCATATCGCAGAACTTCAAGAGCAAATGGACCTTGTAAAATCACAAGTGTAG
- a CDS encoding LLM class flavin-dependent oxidoreductase — translation MLKLSILDQSPIAHGSTASEALQQTVQVAQMAERLGYHRLWVSEHHDAPTLAGSTPEILIAHLAARTSRIRIGSGGVMLPHYSAYKVAENFRMLEALYPGRIDVGLGRAPGGMPRSTMALQEGKARNAVDYMQQVEDLRDYLTDSLPEDHRFFGLTASPVVDTVPEMWLLGSSDGSAYVAAQKGTAFTFAHFINGEGGVGAMRMYRDRFVPSPLVTTPRTSVAIFAFCADTDEAADKLASVLDLSLVLLANGQRSNGTPTLEMAQSYPYSRYELALVKENRKRMIVGSKASVKQQIEELARLYGTDEVMLATTTARFEDRLHSFELIADAFNLTDTGEDERTTAQ, via the coding sequence ATGTTGAAGCTTAGCATTCTCGATCAATCCCCCATTGCGCACGGCAGTACTGCAAGCGAAGCACTGCAACAGACGGTGCAAGTAGCACAGATGGCCGAGCGCCTCGGTTATCACCGACTCTGGGTGTCTGAGCACCATGATGCGCCGACTTTGGCGGGATCGACCCCAGAAATTCTAATCGCACACCTCGCGGCGAGGACGTCGCGCATTCGCATCGGCTCGGGTGGCGTGATGCTGCCTCACTACAGCGCGTATAAGGTCGCGGAGAACTTCCGCATGCTCGAAGCTCTGTATCCGGGGCGAATCGACGTCGGACTGGGGCGGGCGCCGGGTGGGATGCCGAGATCGACGATGGCATTGCAGGAGGGTAAGGCCCGAAATGCTGTCGACTACATGCAACAGGTAGAAGACCTGCGCGATTATCTGACCGACTCTCTGCCTGAGGACCATCGCTTCTTCGGGCTGACAGCCTCTCCAGTCGTGGACACGGTGCCGGAGATGTGGCTGCTGGGGTCGAGTGACGGCAGCGCATATGTCGCAGCCCAAAAGGGCACCGCGTTTACCTTCGCCCACTTCATCAACGGCGAAGGCGGCGTGGGAGCGATGCGAATGTACCGAGACAGATTCGTACCATCGCCGTTGGTCACTACCCCGAGAACCAGCGTCGCCATATTTGCGTTTTGCGCTGATACCGACGAAGCGGCGGATAAGCTCGCGTCCGTCCTCGATTTGTCACTGGTACTACTGGCGAACGGTCAACGCTCAAACGGAACGCCTACCCTGGAGATGGCGCAATCCTACCCGTACAGTCGGTATGAATTGGCGTTGGTGAAGGAAAACAGAAAGCGGATGATCGTCGGAAGTAAAGCGAGTGTCAAGCAACAGATTGAAGAACTCGCACGGCTGTATGGAACCGATGAAGTCATGCTGGCGACGACGACCGCGCGATTTGAGGATAGACTGCACTCCTTCGAGTTGATCGCGGACGCCTTTAACCTGACAGATACAGGTGAAGATGAGCGCACCACCGCACAATGA
- a CDS encoding GntR family transcriptional regulator, producing MKPIQRALPLVNQVYEHLRGAILSGVLKPGEKIVETKLAGELEVSRSPVREAIRLLENEQLLVEQDGNIKVFVPTVQDFQEISALRLAVEPAAAAMAAQRFEGADVRALQTSLEANLDATNSCLSTGDMDGIIPLNNEFHRVIWACAGNGRFVRIMENVSALIQYYCSLVLDINQQQTNILQEHTDIYLALKAGDPVEAQDAMHRHINKDLQVIERYVASSDGLNVQFPPTGVALYK from the coding sequence GTGAAGCCGATTCAACGAGCATTACCATTGGTCAATCAGGTTTATGAACATTTGCGAGGCGCCATATTGTCCGGCGTGTTGAAACCGGGTGAAAAAATTGTCGAAACGAAACTCGCTGGTGAGTTGGAGGTAAGTCGGAGCCCGGTTCGAGAGGCAATTCGACTTCTAGAGAACGAACAATTGCTCGTGGAGCAAGACGGCAACATCAAGGTCTTCGTCCCGACTGTACAGGACTTCCAAGAGATCTCAGCGCTTCGTTTAGCCGTGGAACCGGCTGCTGCGGCAATGGCTGCGCAAAGGTTTGAAGGGGCTGATGTCCGGGCGTTACAGACGAGCCTAGAAGCAAACTTAGATGCAACGAACAGCTGTTTATCAACCGGGGATATGGACGGAATTATTCCGCTGAACAACGAGTTTCACCGGGTGATTTGGGCGTGTGCTGGCAATGGTCGGTTTGTTCGGATCATGGAAAATGTGTCTGCACTTATTCAATATTATTGTTCTCTTGTTCTGGACATCAATCAGCAGCAGACGAACATTCTTCAAGAGCACACAGATATTTACCTAGCCCTGAAAGCCGGGGACCCAGTTGAAGCGCAGGATGCGATGCATCGGCATATCAACAAAGATCTGCAAGTTATCGAGCGATACGTGGCGAGTTCAGACGGATTAAACGTACAATTTCCGCCGACGGGTGTCGCGCTATATAAATAA
- a CDS encoding AraC family transcriptional regulator: protein METSRQSQGTYVIGVGYAEHEVPYRHKERDVLDCYLFRLQTDGHARALVDNQMMHVKAGDLLMFGPGQAYELQIDRFHEDAVHSTDLFLLCRGPWLDDWWNKRRRPTHARLSLHEHCVHLWRQLIEEHRRPGVPNAELCDYLLRALCLTIDRHAHDAESHATVPLAADRMRWFIERHAPDDITLKDVADEAGLSISRAVHIFKETYQQTIVQYLLEVRLQMACDRMRFSTFNLEQIADSCGFRSYSYFYRVFRSRYGISPRAFRQRAQ, encoded by the coding sequence ATGGAAACCTCACGTCAGTCACAAGGGACATACGTTATTGGGGTCGGTTACGCGGAACACGAGGTACCGTACCGACACAAGGAGCGAGATGTGCTCGACTGCTATTTGTTCCGCTTGCAGACAGATGGTCATGCGAGGGCCTTGGTCGACAATCAAATGATGCACGTCAAGGCCGGCGACCTGCTGATGTTTGGGCCAGGGCAGGCATATGAACTACAAATTGACCGATTTCACGAAGACGCGGTGCATTCGACAGACCTCTTTCTACTATGCCGGGGACCTTGGCTCGACGACTGGTGGAATAAACGGCGGCGGCCGACGCACGCGAGGCTCTCGCTTCACGAGCACTGCGTTCACCTCTGGCGACAGTTGATTGAGGAGCACCGTCGACCTGGCGTCCCAAACGCCGAGCTATGTGATTACCTCCTCCGCGCACTGTGTCTGACGATTGACCGTCACGCACACGACGCTGAGAGTCATGCCACCGTTCCACTGGCTGCAGATAGGATGCGGTGGTTCATCGAGCGCCACGCGCCGGACGACATCACGTTAAAGGATGTCGCAGACGAGGCCGGTCTTAGCATTTCCCGAGCGGTGCACATATTCAAGGAAACCTACCAGCAGACGATTGTTCAGTATTTGCTGGAAGTACGTCTTCAGATGGCTTGTGACCGAATGCGCTTCAGTACGTTTAATCTCGAACAGATCGCCGACTCGTGCGGTTTTCGAAGCTATTCGTACTTCTACCGCGTTTTCCGATCCCGCTACGGCATCTCTCCTCGCGCCTTTCGCCAACGCGCACAGTAA
- a CDS encoding YdcF family protein yields MFSLLKIIESFMLPPGLFVVLLVGVGAFVYRRTRAAGACLCALAVVLYVTATQAFANALVRPLEDAYPQPQHPHGDVIVMLGGGSVLGTPDIDGKGGLTGNSANRLIAVARLYPIEHLPILITAGPDNIVNGQSESEAQIAKRELVGLGIPAKAIYTENNSRNTQENAQFTKPILKAHHFVHPILVTSAFHMSRAVLDFERAGMEVTPFPTDYQASEESGRGQYLWLPSATALNVTTLSVKEYVGWVATKIGVKG; encoded by the coding sequence ATGTTTTCCCTGTTAAAAATCATCGAATCCTTCATGCTGCCACCCGGGCTGTTCGTCGTCTTACTGGTCGGCGTCGGCGCTTTCGTCTACCGCAGGACTCGAGCTGCCGGCGCCTGTCTGTGTGCCTTGGCGGTCGTTCTGTACGTCACGGCCACCCAAGCGTTTGCAAACGCTCTCGTCCGACCGCTCGAAGATGCTTACCCGCAGCCACAGCATCCTCACGGTGACGTGATTGTGATGCTGGGAGGTGGCTCCGTCCTCGGCACACCCGATATCGATGGTAAAGGCGGTCTCACAGGCAATTCAGCCAACAGGCTGATCGCGGTGGCGCGCCTTTATCCCATAGAACACCTGCCGATTCTCATCACGGCGGGACCAGACAATATCGTCAACGGCCAGAGTGAGTCCGAGGCGCAAATCGCCAAGCGTGAACTCGTCGGCCTCGGCATCCCGGCGAAGGCCATATATACGGAAAACAACAGTCGAAACACACAGGAAAACGCACAATTTACGAAACCTATCCTGAAGGCGCACCATTTTGTTCACCCGATTCTCGTCACCTCTGCGTTTCATATGTCTCGCGCCGTCTTGGACTTCGAGCGTGCGGGGATGGAAGTCACCCCGTTTCCAACAGACTATCAAGCAAGCGAGGAGTCGGGACGGGGACAGTACTTATGGCTGCCATCTGCCACGGCACTGAACGTGACCACGTTGTCCGTGAAGGAATACGTCGGATGGGTTGCGACCAAAATCGGCGTAAAAGGGTAA
- a CDS encoding YoaK family protein: MYSILLLLSGVGGYIDAFSCLGLDHVFTANMTGNVVLMGIEVVSGDIMSSIRSGIALVGFFLGVVIGWLILNAGRQAWGQRRRIISAILIEALTLAVLSAELVLAGKLSEAQVELCITLSSLAMGVQSVAARVINIQGVTTTYITGMMVSAVESILKGIKTSAAAGTAVAPAKASQWKFPLAAAVIYIVGALAGAVLTLHMHHWIGIGALVVVAAVVVISILGGRRHRAALGQNYQTLTQ, from the coding sequence GTGTACAGTATACTTCTTCTACTTTCGGGTGTCGGTGGATATATTGACGCATTCAGTTGTTTGGGGCTTGACCACGTGTTCACGGCAAATATGACAGGAAATGTCGTACTGATGGGCATCGAAGTCGTGTCGGGGGACATTATGTCCTCCATCAGGTCTGGAATCGCCCTTGTGGGCTTCTTTTTGGGCGTCGTGATTGGATGGTTGATTCTCAACGCGGGCAGACAGGCGTGGGGGCAGCGTCGTCGGATCATCAGCGCTATCCTCATTGAAGCCTTGACGTTGGCGGTATTATCGGCTGAACTCGTCCTAGCAGGAAAGCTGTCCGAAGCGCAAGTGGAACTATGCATCACGCTCTCTTCGTTGGCGATGGGTGTGCAGAGTGTGGCGGCCCGCGTCATTAACATTCAAGGTGTGACGACCACGTACATCACCGGCATGATGGTCTCCGCCGTCGAATCGATTTTGAAGGGAATCAAAACGTCCGCAGCAGCAGGGACCGCAGTTGCACCGGCTAAGGCGAGCCAATGGAAGTTTCCGTTGGCCGCTGCGGTGATCTACATCGTCGGTGCGCTCGCGGGGGCTGTGTTGACGTTGCATATGCACCACTGGATCGGCATCGGTGCACTCGTCGTGGTGGCGGCCGTAGTTGTGATTTCCATCCTCGGCGGGCGCAGGCATCGTGCCGCTCTAGGCCAGAACTACCAGACACTTACACAATAA
- the msrB gene encoding peptide-methionine (R)-S-oxide reductase MsrB translates to MAEHEDLKKRLTPLQYEVTQHSATEPPFQNDYWDHHGDGIYVDIVSGKPLFSSLDKYDSGCGWPSFTKPIDPQEVVEKTDYSHGMIRTEVRSDTADSHLGHVFNDGPQEAGGLRYCINSAALRFVPKEDLEKEGYGPYVKLFQKHAD, encoded by the coding sequence ATGGCAGAGCACGAAGATTTGAAAAAGCGACTCACACCACTGCAATACGAAGTGACGCAACACAGTGCCACAGAGCCGCCGTTTCAGAACGACTACTGGGACCATCACGGCGATGGGATCTACGTGGACATCGTCTCCGGCAAACCACTCTTCAGCTCGCTCGACAAATACGACTCTGGCTGCGGTTGGCCGAGTTTTACGAAACCCATCGATCCGCAAGAAGTTGTGGAAAAGACCGACTACAGCCACGGGATGATCCGCACCGAAGTCCGAAGCGATACGGCCGACTCGCATTTGGGTCACGTCTTCAACGACGGACCGCAGGAAGCAGGCGGACTACGTTACTGCATCAATTCCGCTGCTCTTCGCTTCGTGCCAAAAGAGGATTTAGAAAAAGAAGGGTACGGCCCGTACGTCAAATTGTTTCAGAAACACGCTGATTGA